A portion of the Sulfuriferula sp. AH1 genome contains these proteins:
- a CDS encoding AI-2E family transporter — MFISSDTRPSPAEISAWIIAAAVLILVLIFHLLPALLAGLLVFELVHVISPWFARHLPGQRSKIIAVGLLSFSVVSLLTLAGVGLVAFFRSDAGSLTLLFDKMAEILESSRQIFPAWLLTSLPPDADAFRLAITTWLRTHAAELQLAGKEAGRLAAHVLIGMIIGGMLALREVIPMDHYKPLARALVERASRIGLAFRRIVFAQVRIATINAIFTAIYLAVILPVAGVHLPLTKTMIAITFLAGLIPVIGNLMSNSVIVIVSLSQSLNIAIGSLVFLIVIHKLEYFLNARIVGSQIHARAWELLIAMLLMESIFGLTGVVAAPIYYAYIKDELVARGWV, encoded by the coding sequence ATGTTTATATCATCCGATACTCGTCCTTCTCCTGCTGAAATCTCGGCATGGATAATTGCAGCTGCCGTCCTGATTCTGGTGCTCATCTTCCATTTGCTGCCGGCACTACTGGCGGGCTTGCTGGTTTTTGAACTGGTTCACGTGATTTCCCCATGGTTCGCGCGCCACCTGCCAGGACAGCGCTCAAAAATCATTGCCGTGGGCCTGCTTTCCTTCAGCGTGGTAAGCCTGCTAACCCTGGCGGGCGTGGGCCTGGTCGCCTTTTTTCGTTCCGATGCGGGCAGCCTGACTTTGCTGTTCGATAAAATGGCTGAAATTCTCGAAAGCTCACGCCAGATTTTTCCTGCTTGGTTGCTCACCTCCCTGCCGCCTGATGCCGATGCATTTCGGCTCGCCATTACCACATGGCTGCGCACTCATGCTGCCGAATTACAGCTGGCCGGCAAGGAAGCCGGCCGTCTGGCCGCCCATGTACTAATCGGCATGATTATCGGCGGCATGCTGGCATTGCGCGAAGTCATCCCCATGGACCACTACAAGCCGCTGGCGCGGGCCTTGGTAGAACGGGCGTCACGCATCGGGCTGGCTTTTCGCCGCATCGTCTTTGCCCAGGTGCGCATAGCAACGATCAATGCGATATTTACCGCGATCTATCTGGCGGTTATTTTACCTGTGGCCGGCGTGCATTTGCCGCTGACCAAAACCATGATCGCCATCACCTTTCTGGCCGGCCTGATACCTGTTATCGGCAATCTGATGTCCAATAGCGTTATTGTCATCGTCAGTTTGAGTCAATCACTCAACATTGCGATCGGTTCCCTGGTGTTTTTAATCGTTATCCATAAGCTCGAGTATTTCCTTAACGCCCGCATAGTCGGCAGTCAGATTCATGCCAGAGCCTGGGAATTATTGATAGCGATGCTGCTGATGGAATCGATTTTCGGTCTGACCGGCGTAGTGGCAGCGCCGATCTATTATGCTTATATCAAGGATGAATTGGTTGCCCGCGGGTGGGTGTAA